A single genomic interval of Deltaproteobacteria bacterium harbors:
- a CDS encoding YHS domain-containing protein: MSRARRIRRSMVAALFIAALFLPAGTALALDPVFSTYLGGAIRGYDPVAYHTEGKPVAGKRAHRVEWKGATWSFASAGNKALFEGDPEKYAPRYGGYCAWAVSQGYTASIDPDAWSIVEGKLYLNYSLGVRDQWSQDIPGNIAKGDVNWPKLVAGK; the protein is encoded by the coding sequence ATGAGTCGCGCACGGCGCATTCGGCGGTCGATGGTGGCCGCGCTGTTCATTGCGGCACTGTTTTTGCCGGCGGGCACGGCCCTGGCGCTCGACCCGGTGTTCTCGACCTATCTGGGCGGCGCCATCCGGGGGTACGATCCGGTGGCCTACCACACCGAGGGCAAGCCGGTGGCGGGCAAGCGCGCCCATCGGGTCGAGTGGAAGGGGGCGACGTGGTCGTTCGCCAGCGCCGGGAACAAGGCGCTGTTCGAGGGCGACCCGGAGAAGTACGCGCCCCGGTACGGCGGTTACTGCGCGTGGGCGGTGAGCCAGGGTTACACGGCGTCCATCGATCCGGATGCCTGGAGCATCGTGGAGGGCAAGCTCTACCTCAACTACAGCCTGGGAGTACGGGACCAGTGGTCCCAGGACATCCCCGGCAACATCGCCAAGGGCGACGTCAACTGGCCGAAGCTGGTGGCCGGCAAATAG
- a CDS encoding ATP-binding protein, which translates to MLYSRIARLPARSFFLFGVRGVGKSSWARTTLPDALRLDLLDEALFHDLLADPSLFRQLVSAVAPSDWVVIDEVQRIPALLNEVHRLIEERGLRFALLGSSARKLKTAGTNLLAGRAVRKAMYPLVPRELGADFNLEDVLRYGSIPLVWTADGRREVLESYTQLYLREEIRAEAVVRNLPGFVRFLPIAALLHGQVLNVAGIARDAGVARPTVAGYLDVLEDTLLTWRLPAFEAKLRVRERRRPKLYWVDPGLVRAVKRQFGPVSAEERGALFEGWLLSLLRAHAEEQPLFDSIHYWAPTESSTEVDFLLHRDAECLAIETKAAKRYHTALLKGLRAIAGLPNLARRILVYDGARAFRTEDGIEVWTVKRFLEALRTDALWP; encoded by the coding sequence ATGCTATACAGTCGGATCGCGCGGTTGCCGGCTCGCAGCTTCTTCCTTTTCGGTGTGAGGGGCGTCGGCAAGAGTTCATGGGCGCGCACGACCCTGCCCGACGCACTGCGTCTCGACCTGCTGGATGAAGCCCTGTTTCACGACCTGCTGGCCGACCCGTCGTTGTTCCGGCAACTGGTTTCCGCCGTCGCGCCAAGCGACTGGGTCGTCATCGATGAAGTGCAGCGCATTCCCGCGCTGTTGAACGAGGTGCACCGGCTGATCGAAGAACGCGGCCTGCGCTTCGCCCTGCTCGGTTCCAGTGCGCGGAAGCTCAAGACCGCGGGTACGAACCTGCTGGCGGGACGGGCCGTCCGCAAGGCGATGTATCCGCTGGTCCCGCGGGAACTCGGCGCCGACTTCAACCTGGAAGACGTGCTCAGGTACGGCAGCATTCCGCTGGTGTGGACCGCGGACGGGCGTCGCGAGGTGCTGGAGAGCTATACGCAGCTCTACCTCCGGGAAGAGATCCGGGCGGAAGCCGTCGTGCGCAATTTGCCTGGCTTCGTTCGCTTCCTGCCTATCGCCGCGTTGCTTCACGGACAAGTCCTGAACGTCGCGGGCATCGCCCGGGACGCCGGCGTGGCGCGCCCCACCGTGGCGGGCTACCTGGATGTACTCGAAGACACGCTTCTCACTTGGCGCCTGCCGGCGTTCGAGGCGAAGCTGCGGGTCCGCGAGCGGCGGCGGCCCAAGCTCTACTGGGTGGACCCGGGCCTCGTACGCGCCGTCAAACGCCAGTTCGGCCCGGTGTCGGCGGAGGAACGCGGGGCGCTTTTCGAAGGCTGGCTCCTGAGCCTGTTGCGCGCCCACGCGGAAGAACAACCGCTATTCGACAGCATCCACTACTGGGCACCGACGGAATCCAGCACCGAGGTCGACTTCCTGCTCCACCGGGATGCCGAATGCCTCGCCATCGAAACCAAGGCGGCCAAACGGTACCACACCGCCTTGCTCAAGGGGTTGCGCGCCATCGCCGGTCTGCCGAACCTGGCTCGGCGCATTCTCGTCTATGATGGCGCACGCGCCTTCCGCACGGAAGACGGCATCGAGGTGTGGACGGTGAAACGGTTTCTCGAGGCGCTGCGAACGGATGCGCTCTGGCCGTGA
- a CDS encoding dihydrodipicolinate synthase family protein, whose protein sequence is MKYSKHDAKEYARANMKGVWAAAMNPIREDFSFDEEGLRRNIRHWVDDLAIQGLFIAGKQGEFFTMSLEERKRNFEIAVEETAGKAGTIMSCSDQNFDTVVELARHAEAVDADYIVVHAPVLHFVTDRDDAVYHYYKAVCDRVDIGIAMWSHPDSGYLMSPELCERVAELPNIVAIKYSVPRPMYADLTRLAGDRLIVSTASEEEWLDNIVELGWQLYLCSSPPYLLQTRNDRRMHEYTQLAFDGQAEKARQVRDSLNPVREALASSRPGGKPHAHQKYWQELLGQVGGTVRPPFLPLTEDEKERTREAFEGCGLRV, encoded by the coding sequence ATGAAGTACTCGAAGCACGATGCGAAGGAATACGCCCGCGCGAACATGAAGGGCGTCTGGGCCGCGGCCATGAACCCGATCAGGGAGGACTTCTCGTTCGACGAGGAGGGACTGCGCCGGAACATCCGGCACTGGGTCGACGATCTGGCGATTCAGGGGCTCTTCATCGCCGGCAAGCAGGGAGAGTTCTTCACCATGTCGCTGGAGGAGCGCAAGCGCAACTTCGAAATCGCCGTGGAGGAGACCGCGGGCAAGGCCGGCACCATCATGTCCTGCTCCGACCAGAACTTCGACACCGTGGTGGAGCTGGCGCGCCACGCCGAGGCGGTGGACGCCGACTACATCGTGGTGCACGCGCCCGTGCTGCACTTCGTCACCGACCGGGACGACGCCGTCTACCACTACTACAAGGCCGTGTGTGACCGCGTGGACATCGGCATCGCCATGTGGAGCCACCCGGACTCGGGCTACCTGATGAGCCCGGAGCTGTGCGAGCGGGTGGCGGAGCTGCCCAACATCGTGGCCATCAAGTACTCCGTGCCCCGGCCCATGTACGCGGACCTCACCCGGCTGGCCGGCGACCGCCTCATCGTCAGCACCGCCTCCGAGGAGGAATGGCTCGACAACATCGTGGAGCTGGGCTGGCAGCTCTACCTGTGCTCCTCGCCGCCCTACCTGCTCCAGACCCGGAACGACCGTCGCATGCACGAGTACACCCAGCTAGCCTTCGACGGCCAGGCCGAAAAGGCGCGCCAGGTCCGGGACAGCCTGAACCCCGTGCGCGAGGCGCTGGCGTCGAGCCGCCCCGGCGGCAAGCCCCACGCCCACCAGAAATACTGGCAGGAACTCCTGGGCCAAGTCGGCGGCACGGTGCGTCCGCCGTTCCTCCCGCTTACGGAGGACGAGAAGGAGCGGACGCGGGAAGCGTTCGAGGGGTGTGGGTTGAGGGTGTAA
- a CDS encoding glycosyltransferase, protein MPKLAGIAHVAFVLPNLAGGGAERSLLTVANGLIERGHRVDIILFGARIHYPAEVPRKARLFLVDHRLDDRTKKSARAKEVLNNSARISMAQLSVTSKSRDWLRIMDALRWDPLCLPGPRLVRQARAVAAYLSHQQPDCVVPSLPRAKIAALLAGQLLGTHPPIVPTIRNVLQARRRSHKRCYRHLFGRASHFICVSQGVADSLVEQVGVFATKVSVIHNPVVTPDLDARMTQPANHPWMDDGGVPVILSAGRLSSQKDYPTLVKAFARVAETRPCRLIILGEGGRRTSLERLVARLGLTGRVSLPGWADNPFAFMARAALFVLSSRFEGLPGVLVQALACGCPCVSTDCPAGPAEVLQDGRLGQLVPVGDPVRLAEAMVSALERPVHRQTLRAGVAAFSAENAISAYEGLIRSVIRKYGESGSALEHA, encoded by the coding sequence GTGCCGAAGCTCGCTGGTATCGCGCACGTGGCGTTCGTTCTCCCGAACCTCGCGGGAGGCGGTGCGGAGCGGTCGCTGCTGACAGTAGCCAACGGCTTGATCGAACGGGGCCACCGAGTCGACATCATCCTGTTTGGGGCGCGCATCCACTATCCCGCGGAAGTCCCGCGAAAGGCTCGCCTTTTCCTCGTCGATCACAGACTGGACGACCGCACGAAGAAGAGCGCGAGGGCTAAGGAGGTTCTCAACAATTCGGCTCGGATCTCAATGGCTCAGCTTTCAGTGACATCAAAGTCACGGGATTGGCTGCGCATCATGGATGCGCTCCGCTGGGACCCGCTCTGCCTTCCGGGTCCGCGCCTGGTCCGGCAAGCGCGGGCGGTGGCGGCCTATTTGAGCCATCAGCAACCCGATTGTGTCGTTCCGAGTCTGCCGCGCGCCAAGATTGCCGCCCTCCTGGCGGGGCAGCTATTGGGCACCCATCCACCCATCGTCCCCACCATCCGCAACGTGCTTCAGGCCCGTCGGCGCAGTCACAAACGCTGTTATCGGCACCTGTTCGGGCGCGCATCGCACTTCATTTGCGTGTCACAAGGCGTGGCCGACAGCCTCGTAGAACAAGTGGGCGTTTTCGCCACGAAGGTCTCCGTCATACACAACCCGGTCGTCACGCCAGACCTCGACGCTCGGATGACCCAGCCGGCCAACCACCCGTGGATGGACGACGGCGGGGTACCGGTTATCCTCTCGGCCGGCAGGCTTTCGTCTCAGAAAGACTATCCCACCCTTGTGAAGGCCTTCGCGCGTGTCGCCGAGACGCGGCCGTGCCGCCTCATCATCCTCGGGGAAGGAGGACGGCGAACGTCGCTCGAACGTCTGGTCGCGCGTCTCGGCCTGACCGGGCGCGTGTCCCTGCCGGGTTGGGCGGACAATCCGTTCGCGTTCATGGCACGCGCGGCCCTTTTCGTGCTGTCCTCGCGATTCGAGGGTCTCCCCGGAGTTCTCGTGCAGGCGCTTGCGTGCGGCTGCCCTTGCGTCAGCACCGACTGTCCCGCCGGCCCCGCGGAAGTGCTTCAGGATGGGCGACTCGGGCAGCTCGTACCCGTTGGAGACCCCGTACGGTTGGCGGAAGCCATGGTCTCCGCCCTCGAAAGGCCGGTGCACCGGCAGACGTTGCGTGCCGGGGTAGCTGCCTTCTCGGCGGAAAACGCAATCTCGGCCTATGAGGGCTTGATCAGGTCCGTCATTCGGAAGTATGGCGAAAGCGGTTCGGCGTTGGAGCATGCATGA
- a CDS encoding ABC transporter substrate-binding protein — protein sequence MKLRIASLVAGAFLVLALAASAQAKCGKVTISEMNWDSAAVAAQVEAIILSKGYGCQAELVPGDTVPTVTSMTEKGEPDVAPEIWINSVREVVTKATKEGRLKQAGEILSDGGEEGWWVPDYLVKENPELTTLQAVMKRPDLFQDKEDPGKGRFYGCPSGWACQIINANLFKAYGLDKANFTLFDPGSGAGLAAAIAKAYERKQPIFTYYWAPTSVLGKYPMVKLGGMKHDPATYACITNKDCADPKPNMYPKSDVLTYVVGGFAEREPDAFKFVSSVSWPNSVVNKVLAWKADNKADAKETAEHFLKNYEDVWTKWVSADVAAKVKAGM from the coding sequence ATGAAACTGCGAATAGCGAGCTTAGTGGCGGGTGCGTTCCTGGTGCTTGCCTTGGCCGCTTCGGCCCAGGCGAAGTGCGGCAAGGTCACCATCTCGGAGATGAACTGGGACTCGGCCGCGGTGGCGGCGCAGGTCGAGGCCATCATCCTGAGCAAGGGATACGGCTGCCAGGCGGAGCTGGTGCCCGGTGACACGGTACCGACCGTGACCTCCATGACGGAGAAGGGCGAGCCGGACGTCGCGCCGGAGATCTGGATCAATTCCGTGCGCGAGGTGGTGACGAAGGCGACCAAGGAGGGGCGCCTGAAGCAAGCCGGCGAGATCCTGAGCGACGGCGGCGAGGAGGGCTGGTGGGTGCCGGACTACCTCGTGAAGGAGAATCCGGAGCTTACCACGCTGCAGGCGGTCATGAAGCGCCCGGACCTGTTCCAGGACAAGGAAGACCCCGGCAAGGGCCGTTTCTACGGCTGTCCTTCCGGCTGGGCCTGCCAGATCATCAACGCCAACCTGTTCAAGGCCTACGGCCTCGACAAAGCCAACTTCACGCTGTTCGATCCGGGGTCCGGAGCGGGCCTGGCCGCGGCCATCGCCAAGGCGTATGAGCGGAAGCAGCCCATCTTCACCTACTACTGGGCGCCCACCTCGGTCCTCGGCAAGTACCCGATGGTGAAGCTCGGCGGCATGAAGCACGACCCGGCGACGTACGCGTGCATCACCAACAAGGACTGCGCCGACCCGAAGCCGAACATGTACCCGAAGTCCGATGTGCTGACCTACGTGGTGGGCGGCTTCGCGGAGAGAGAGCCCGACGCGTTCAAGTTCGTCTCGAGCGTGTCCTGGCCCAACAGCGTGGTCAACAAGGTGCTGGCGTGGAAGGCCGACAACAAGGCCGACGCCAAGGAAACCGCGGAGCACTTCCTGAAGAACTACGAGGACGTGTGGACGAAGTGGGTGTCCGCGGACGTGGCGGCCAAGGTCAAGGCCGGCATGTAG
- a CDS encoding copper-translocating P-type ATPase — translation MPSYVCPMHPEARQPESGACPSCGMILEAEAVSEEEDNSELADMTRRFWSCAVVSVPVLFLGMAEMMPPFFFAIPMSRTVCVWLQFLLATPVIFWGGWPFARRAWVSVVNRGAGMFAPVSLGVGAAWLFSVAAMLFLELFPEAWRTDGGGVPVYFESAAVIVTLVLLGQVLEMRARARTRDALRSLMALAPETAYRLGDDGRVEEVPLARVAVGDRLRVGPGERVPVDGTVLSGTGTVEESMVTGEPSPVAKGEGDPVTGGTLNGAGGFVMRADRVGRDTLVARIVRMASEARRGRAPIQRRADRAAAWFVPAVVLVAVATVAVWSWLGPEPCVLHGLVNAVTVLVIACPCALGLAAPMALAVGTGRGAVAGVWVKEAGALELLAKVDTLVVDKTGTITEGTPHLVSVVALPGHEEDALLGLAASLGRQSGHPLSRALVRGARQRGLTLSDAAKFRAVTGKGVVGEVDGHAVVVGSRLLFEEHGIDGGELYRRAETQRRDGCTVTFIGVDGRPAGMLGVADPVKRSSYDAVEELRGQGLRIVMLTGDHHATARAVAHHLGIEEVEADASPEEKVAAVRRLRESGANVAMAGDGVHDAPALAAAHVGIALSTGADVAFESAGITLLRGDLRALARARRLSRETLSNVRQNIALAVAVNVLGVPIAAGVLYPVSGLLLNPMVAAALMILGSLSVIANPLRLRRRML, via the coding sequence GTGCCCTCCTACGTCTGTCCCATGCATCCCGAGGCGCGTCAGCCGGAATCCGGCGCGTGTCCGTCCTGCGGCATGATCCTGGAGGCGGAAGCCGTTTCCGAGGAGGAGGACAACTCTGAACTGGCGGACATGACGCGGCGGTTCTGGAGTTGCGCGGTGGTTTCCGTGCCGGTGCTGTTCCTGGGAATGGCCGAGATGATGCCGCCCTTCTTCTTTGCGATACCCATGAGCCGGACCGTCTGTGTGTGGTTGCAGTTCTTGCTGGCGACGCCGGTGATCTTCTGGGGCGGGTGGCCGTTCGCCCGGCGCGCGTGGGTGTCCGTGGTGAACCGCGGCGCCGGCATGTTCGCGCCGGTTTCGTTGGGGGTGGGAGCGGCGTGGCTCTTCAGCGTGGCCGCCATGCTGTTTCTGGAACTGTTTCCCGAGGCCTGGCGCACCGACGGCGGCGGCGTGCCGGTGTATTTCGAGTCGGCCGCGGTCATCGTCACCCTGGTCCTGCTGGGACAGGTGCTGGAGATGCGCGCCCGGGCGCGCACCCGCGACGCCCTCCGGTCGCTGATGGCGCTGGCCCCCGAGACCGCGTACCGGCTCGGGGACGACGGTCGCGTCGAGGAGGTTCCGTTGGCCCGCGTCGCCGTGGGCGACCGGCTGCGCGTGGGTCCGGGGGAAAGGGTGCCCGTGGACGGCACCGTGCTCTCCGGGACCGGCACCGTCGAGGAGTCCATGGTGACCGGCGAGCCGTCGCCGGTGGCGAAAGGGGAGGGCGACCCGGTGACCGGCGGGACGCTCAACGGCGCCGGCGGCTTCGTCATGCGCGCCGACCGGGTGGGGCGCGACACACTGGTGGCGCGCATCGTTCGCATGGCCAGCGAGGCGCGGCGCGGCCGCGCGCCGATTCAACGAAGAGCGGATCGCGCGGCGGCATGGTTTGTCCCCGCGGTGGTCCTGGTGGCGGTCGCCACCGTAGCCGTCTGGAGTTGGCTGGGGCCGGAACCGTGCGTGCTGCACGGGCTGGTCAACGCGGTGACCGTGCTGGTCATCGCCTGTCCCTGCGCCCTGGGGCTGGCCGCGCCCATGGCCCTGGCGGTGGGAACCGGCCGCGGCGCCGTGGCGGGCGTGTGGGTCAAGGAGGCCGGGGCGCTCGAGTTGCTGGCCAAGGTCGACACGCTGGTGGTGGACAAGACCGGCACCATCACCGAGGGGACCCCGCACCTCGTGTCGGTGGTGGCGCTGCCGGGTCACGAGGAGGACGCGTTGCTGGGCCTGGCCGCGAGCCTGGGACGGCAAAGCGGACATCCGTTGTCGCGCGCGTTGGTCCGAGGGGCGCGGCAACGCGGCCTGACCCTGTCCGACGCGGCAAAGTTCCGCGCCGTCACGGGCAAGGGAGTCGTGGGTGAGGTGGACGGCCACGCGGTGGTGGTGGGCAGCCGGCTGCTGTTCGAGGAGCACGGTATTGACGGCGGCGAGTTGTACCGCCGCGCGGAGACGCAGCGACGGGACGGCTGCACCGTGACGTTCATCGGGGTGGACGGCCGGCCCGCGGGCATGCTGGGCGTGGCCGACCCCGTCAAGCGCTCCTCCTACGACGCCGTGGAGGAACTGCGCGGGCAGGGGCTTCGGATCGTCATGCTGACCGGCGACCACCACGCGACCGCGCGGGCCGTGGCGCATCATCTCGGTATCGAAGAGGTGGAAGCCGACGCGTCCCCCGAGGAGAAGGTCGCGGCCGTCCGGCGCCTGCGGGAGAGCGGCGCCAACGTGGCCATGGCCGGCGACGGCGTCCACGATGCCCCCGCCCTGGCCGCGGCCCACGTAGGCATCGCCTTGAGCACCGGCGCCGACGTCGCCTTCGAGAGCGCCGGCATCACCCTGCTCCGCGGCGACCTGCGGGCGCTGGCGCGCGCCCGCCGGCTGAGCCGCGAGACTCTGTCCAACGTCCGCCAGAACATCGCCCTCGCGGTCGCCGTCAACGTCCTGGGAGTCCCCATCGCCGCGGGCGTGCTCTACCCGGTGTCGGGGCTGCTCCTGAACCCGATGGTGGCCGCGGCGCTCATGATCCTGGGCTCGCTGTCCGTGATCGCGAACCCGCTGCGGCTGCGGCGCAGGATGTTGTAG
- the rsmB gene encoding 16S rRNA (cytosine(967)-C(5))-methyltransferase RsmB, whose amino-acid sequence MQAGRVLRNYLSVTPHHENPRELAVGIVYRVERRNAYADVLLSARLDEAALPPVDGALLTRLVYGTLRWRGRIDWVLARVLRDPLDKLDPLVRNLLRVGCFELLFLDRVPSYATVNELVEMAKRRAGPGKARLVNAVLRRVAGREREAWRPAPDTADPAELAALVSHPLWLVDLWRERFGAAEIRRLMEANNEDAPLVLRANRLRVSRDDLVRRLRSHGVEARAGTWSPLAVRLRGASSPVRLAEFREGLCQVQGEASQMIGFLAAPEPGMRVLDVCAAPGGKTTHIAELMEGRGEVVACDVSERGLEKLADNARRLGLDCIRTQVCDAVRGLPGEPGSFDRVLVDAPCSGLGTLRAHPEIRWRREPRDLHRLAALQADILQQAATRVAPGGLLVYATCTLSRPENEEVVEGFLERHREFAVEEAAEHLPSSARSMAAEPYFLALPHRHDTEGFFAARLRRPAAALVYLPESMC is encoded by the coding sequence TTGCAGGCCGGTCGCGTCCTGCGCAACTATCTTTCCGTGACACCGCACCATGAGAACCCTCGCGAGCTGGCCGTCGGTATCGTCTACCGCGTCGAGAGGCGGAACGCCTACGCGGACGTGTTGCTGAGCGCGCGCCTGGACGAGGCGGCGCTGCCGCCGGTGGACGGCGCGCTGCTGACCCGCCTGGTCTACGGTACGCTGCGCTGGCGCGGGCGCATCGACTGGGTGCTCGCCCGCGTGCTGCGCGATCCCCTGGACAAGCTGGATCCGCTGGTGCGGAACCTGCTCCGCGTGGGCTGTTTCGAGCTGCTTTTCCTGGACCGGGTACCCTCTTACGCCACCGTCAACGAGTTGGTAGAGATGGCGAAACGCCGCGCGGGTCCCGGCAAGGCGCGGCTGGTCAACGCGGTGCTGCGGCGGGTCGCGGGCCGGGAACGGGAGGCGTGGCGCCCGGCCCCCGATACCGCGGACCCCGCGGAACTGGCGGCGCTGGTATCCCATCCGCTCTGGCTCGTGGATCTGTGGCGGGAGCGGTTCGGTGCGGCGGAGATCAGGCGCCTGATGGAAGCCAACAATGAGGACGCGCCGCTGGTGCTGCGCGCCAACCGGCTGCGCGTGAGCCGCGACGATCTGGTGCGGCGCTTGCGCTCCCATGGGGTGGAGGCTCGGGCCGGGACGTGGTCGCCGCTGGCGGTGCGGCTGCGCGGAGCGTCGTCGCCGGTGCGTCTGGCGGAGTTCCGCGAGGGTCTGTGCCAGGTGCAGGGTGAGGCATCCCAGATGATCGGCTTCCTGGCGGCGCCGGAACCGGGCATGCGGGTGCTCGACGTGTGCGCGGCCCCGGGCGGGAAGACCACGCATATTGCCGAGCTTATGGAGGGCCGCGGCGAGGTGGTCGCGTGCGACGTTTCCGAGCGCGGGCTGGAGAAGCTGGCGGACAATGCCCGGCGCCTGGGGCTGGATTGCATACGCACCCAGGTCTGTGACGCGGTCCGCGGGCTTCCGGGCGAACCCGGGTCTTTCGACCGGGTGCTGGTGGACGCGCCATGCTCCGGCCTGGGCACCCTGCGCGCGCACCCGGAGATCCGCTGGCGTCGCGAGCCGCGAGACCTGCACCGCCTCGCCGCGCTTCAGGCCGACATCCTGCAGCAGGCGGCGACGCGAGTGGCTCCCGGCGGCCTCCTGGTGTATGCCACCTGCACCCTCTCCCGGCCCGAGAACGAAGAAGTGGTGGAAGGCTTCCTTGAGCGTCACCGGGAGTTCGCCGTCGAGGAGGCCGCGGAACACCTGCCGTCCTCGGCACGGTCCATGGCCGCGGAACCTTACTTTCTTGCACTGCCCCATCGGCACGACACGGAGGGTTTTTTTGCCGCGCGCCTGCGCCGGCCGGCTGCCGCTCTCGTTTACCTCCCGGAATCCATGTGTTAG
- the fmt gene encoding methionyl-tRNA formyltransferase, with protein MRIVYMGTPACAAASLEVLLDGPDEVVGVVTQPDRPSGRGQATTSSPVRQAAESRGIPVLTPVKMKDPGLLERLEAWRPDLVAVVAYGRILPQPILDLAPLGCVNVHYSLLPKYRGAAPMQWAILQGEAVTGVTTMRLVAEMDAGPVLLSETVAMDPGETVPSLEAKLVPLGARLLLRTVAGLERGTLRARPQDPAGVTFAPMLKKEDGLIEWTRPAREIERRVRAFTPWPSAFTYWQGKLVKVHGASLAEADAVCAPEPPGTVLRADGTGLRVATGAGALLLDELQMEGRKRMPAEAFLRGAGLRAGMRFEQPCR; from the coding sequence ATGCGAATCGTTTACATGGGCACACCGGCCTGCGCGGCGGCATCGCTGGAGGTGCTGCTTGACGGTCCCGACGAGGTCGTGGGCGTGGTCACGCAGCCCGACCGGCCCTCCGGCCGCGGCCAAGCCACCACTTCCTCGCCGGTGCGGCAGGCCGCGGAGAGCCGCGGCATTCCGGTGCTCACACCCGTGAAGATGAAGGACCCGGGCCTGCTGGAGCGGCTGGAGGCCTGGCGCCCGGACCTCGTGGCGGTGGTCGCCTACGGGCGGATCCTGCCGCAGCCGATCCTCGACCTGGCGCCCCTGGGCTGCGTCAATGTCCACTACTCCCTGCTCCCCAAGTACCGCGGTGCGGCGCCCATGCAGTGGGCCATCCTCCAGGGAGAGGCGGTCACCGGGGTCACCACCATGCGGCTCGTGGCGGAAATGGACGCGGGGCCGGTGTTGCTCTCGGAAACGGTGGCCATGGACCCTGGAGAGACGGTGCCTTCCCTGGAAGCCAAGCTCGTGCCGCTGGGCGCGCGGCTGCTGCTGCGCACGGTGGCCGGCCTCGAGCGGGGAACGCTCAGGGCGCGCCCGCAGGACCCCGCCGGGGTGACGTTCGCCCCCATGTTGAAGAAGGAGGACGGCCTGATCGAATGGACCCGCCCGGCCCGGGAGATCGAACGGCGCGTGCGCGCCTTCACCCCCTGGCCCTCGGCGTTCACCTATTGGCAGGGCAAGTTGGTGAAGGTCCACGGCGCGAGCCTGGCGGAAGCGGACGCGGTTTGCGCGCCGGAGCCGCCGGGAACGGTGTTGCGCGCGGACGGCACCGGCCTCCGCGTAGCCACCGGCGCCGGCGCGCTGCTCCTCGACGAGTTGCAAATGGAGGGGCGCAAACGCATGCCGGCCGAAGCTTTCCTGCGCGGTGCCGGTTTGCGCGCGGGCATGCGGTTCGAGCAGCCGTGTCGCTGA
- the def gene encoding peptide deformylase: MILDILKFPDPILRMPARPVEAVTGEIAELMDNMLETMYAAPGIGLAAPQVGVSRRVIVLDLDHENRGANVIKLANPEVREAEGEVVYEEGCLSVVDFTAEVKRAEQVLVGGYGADGEEVEIEADGLLAVALQHEIDHLDGKLFIDRISRLKRDIYVRKLKKAVRTGKEPEESRGIVI; encoded by the coding sequence ATGATCCTCGACATTCTCAAGTTCCCGGACCCGATCCTGCGGATGCCGGCCCGGCCCGTGGAAGCCGTCACCGGCGAGATCGCCGAGTTGATGGACAACATGCTGGAGACCATGTACGCGGCCCCCGGCATCGGCCTCGCCGCGCCGCAGGTGGGCGTCTCCAGGCGCGTCATCGTGCTGGACCTCGACCACGAGAACCGCGGCGCCAACGTCATCAAGCTGGCCAACCCGGAGGTCCGTGAAGCCGAGGGCGAGGTGGTGTACGAAGAAGGCTGCCTGAGCGTGGTGGACTTCACCGCGGAGGTAAAGCGCGCCGAGCAGGTGCTCGTGGGAGGATACGGCGCCGACGGCGAGGAGGTGGAGATCGAGGCCGACGGGCTCCTGGCCGTGGCCTTGCAGCACGAGATCGACCATCTCGACGGCAAGCTCTTCATCGACCGCATCAGCCGGCTCAAGCGCGACATCTACGTGCGCAAGCTCAAGAAGGCCGTTCGCACGGGCAAGGAACCGGAAGAGAGCCGCGGCATCGTCATTTGA